The sequence below is a genomic window from Streptosporangium lutulentum.
CGATGTACATCGCGGCGAGCATCGCGAAGAGGAACGCCTGCAGGAACTGAATGAACATCTCGAAGCCGGTCATCGCGACCGTCATGATCACGCCGACCACGCCGAGCGGGGCGCCCAGCGGCGTGAGCTTCTCGAAGAGGAACCAGAAGCCGACCGTGCTGAAGAAGGCAAGAATGAGGTGGCCGGCGAACATGTTGGCGAACAGTCGCACCGCGTGGGTGAAGGGAGCGATGATCATGTTCGAGAGAAACTCGATCGGGGCCAGCAGCGCGTAGATCGGCTTGGGCAGCCCCGGGGGGAACATCATGTTCTTGAAGTAGCCGACCGGGCCCTGGTGCTTGACGCCCAGGTAGACCTTGAGGACGTAGATGCTCACCGCCAGCACGATCGGGAAGGCGATGTGCGAGGCGACCGGGAACTGCAGGACGGGAACGACACCCATCACATTCCAGATCCAGACCAGGAAGAAGATGCTGAGCAGCAGGCCCATCCACCGGTCAGCGTCCTTGCCGAGGAACGGCCGGGCGACCTGGTCGCGGACGAACGTGTAGCCCATCTCACCGATGTTCTGGACGCCCCGGGGCACCAGCTTCGGGTTGGCGAAGGCGGACCAGCAGAAGGCGACGACGATGAGCGTGCTCAGGATCGCCAGCAACACCGGCTTCGTGAACCAGTCGACACCTGAGATTATCGGCGGGGAGTCGAAGAGTTCCAGGCCCGGAGGCGTGAACTCGTCCCCGGGGGCGAGGAGCGTCAGCGTGCTCACGCGGCGTTCCCTTCAGCGTGGTAGTGGATCGAAATGGCTTCGTCAGCGAAGCGACCGCCGCCGAAGGCTAGCGACCGTACTTCCGGTAGACCAGGTAGACGGCTAGAGCGACTCCGAGGATCAGCCCGATCGGAGTGAAGGCGACCACGCCGGTCCATTTGGACAGCAACCAACCGGCACCGCCGTACAGAATCATCCCGGAGAGGAGATAACTGGGGATCGACCAGGCGGCGCTGGCAAAGTCGCGACCGTCGTCCTCGGGCCGGATTTTCTTTTCGCTCATCGCGGGCATGACGATAGCAGCCGCGACGAGGACTAGTCATATCGGGCAGGGTCGGACCCGCCAGCGAGATAATACGCCTCACCGGGAACCGTCCCGGCCCACAGTCCCCGCCTCGGGGTCGACGTAGAGCATTTTAAGTTTCATGAAGCCGCGCATCTCACCCACGCTCCAGGCGACCGTGCACACGATGGCGGCCCAGCCGAATGCCTTCGGCTCGAAGACGGTGACGTCTTCGAACGTCCTGAGGAGGACCATGATGATGAGAATCTTCACCACGTAGCTCAGAACCGCGGCGGTCATCATCATCATGGGCGAGACGCGGCTGGCATAGGAGACGACGATCACGCCGATGGTGAAGAAAGCGCAAACGATCAGGGTCCCGACGGCGGCGCCCAGTGCTCCCTTGCCTCCGGCGATCAGAGCGGCGACCAGGATCACGAGCAGACCCACGAGCACCGTGGGTATCGCCGCCCCCTTCAGGAGACGTATGTCGTTGGCCTGCATCGGCACTCCAAGTAACTTTTATCAAGCGAGCGATTGCTACCTTGCAAAGCTCATCTGGTTGAGCTTCTGTTAGTGAAAGCTATCACAAGCTCTTGGAAGGCCGCCTTTACCTGCCGTTTCAAGTAAACGATCATTGGGTTACCGGAGGGTGCTCAGAGCCGCGTCTCAGGGTTTGAGAAACTCGACCGGGGGGCGACGAGCGTCATGTCGGGGAGCGCGGTCAGCATCGCCGTGTCGTTGTCGGCGGCCGACCGGGGACCCGGCCCCTCGGGGGAGGGCGGAGGAGACTGGACCGGCACCGTGTCAGGGCGCGAGCGACGACCGGCGCTGTGCGCCCCGTGGCCCCCACCACCGCCGGCCTCCCGGCGTGCGCGCCAGCGCGGCAGCGACATCACCACCAGCACGCCGACGGCCAGCAGCACGGTCAGCGGGAACAGGACGAGCGGAACGCCCTCGATGGACAGCCCCACGACCGTGAAGGCGAACAGGAAGGTCCAGGTGTACATGATCAGGACGCTGCGCCGGTGCGAGTGGCCGACGTCCAGCAGCCGGTGATGGAGATGGCCCCGGTCGGGGGCGAACGGCGACAGGCCGTTGGAGGTGCGCCGCACCACCGCCATGATCAGGTCGAGCAGCGGCAGCACCAGGATCGCGACCGGCACGATGAGGGGAAGGACCACGGGGAACCGGTTGATGTTGCTGGAGTCGAGCGGCGTCACGGTGATCATCGTGGAGGCGAGCACCAGGCCGATCAGCATCGCCCCGGTGTCACCCATGAAGATCTTCGCCGGATGGAAGTTGTGCGGCAGGAAGCCCAGACACATGCCGATGAGCACCGAGGCGATCACCGCCGTGACGTTGATGCTGCTGTCCCCGTAGTCCTTGGACAGGGCGATGGAGTACGTCCACGTGGCCATGGCCGCGATGCCGACGATGCCGGCCGCCAGACCGTCCAGACCGTCGACGAAGTTGACCGCGTTGATCATGATGATCACGATCAATATCGTGATCACCGGTCTCAGCGTCGAGTCCAGGCTGGTCTGCCCGCCCAGAGAGGTGGGCAGCGGGAGCCACGGCAGGCTGACGTCGAAGGCGACGAGCACGCCCGCGGCGCCGATCTGCCCGGCGAACTTGATGAGGGCGTCCATGCCCCACCAGTCGTCCAGGAAGCCGGTCAGCGTGATCAGACCGCCCGCGAGGATCAGCGCGATCACGGTTTTGCCCTCGGCGAGCTTGCCGCCGGCGTAGGGCAGTTCGCTGGCGACCAGCAGGCCCGCGACGAGCCCGCCGTACATCGCCAGGCCGCCGAGTCTGGGCGTCGGCGTGGTGTGCACGTCGCGGTCACGGACCTCGGGCATCGCACCGATGCGAATGGCGAAAACGCGGACCAGCGGGACCAGTAGATAGGTCATCGCCGCCGCCACCAGCGCCATGAGTAGATATTCGCGCACGGACCTAGTTTCGCGGATAGTCCGGCCAACTGTGACCGGAAAACGACACAGAACAGCTCATAGTTCCCTGGGATATGCCGGACAGGCCCGCGTCAGCTCCATGACCCGCCTTCTTGTCTCTCCTGCCGCGTCCGGGCTCCGGATGACCTGCGCCACCATCGAGGCCACCTCTTTCATCTCCTCGGGCCCCATCCCCTGCGTCGTGACGGAGGGGGTGCCGACCCGGATCCCGGACGTCACCGTGGGCGGCTCGGGATCGTACGGGATCGCGTTGCGATTCAGGATGATCCCCGCGTCGTGGCACCGCTGCTCGGCCACCGCGCCCGTGACCCCGGCGTCCCTCAGGTCGATCAGCGCCAGATGGCTGTCCGTGCCCCCGGAGACGGGCCGCATGCCCTCGGCCGCCAGGGCGTCGGCCAGCACCCGGGCGTTGTCCACCACCCGCCGCGCGTACTGCGCGAACTCCGGCTGGAGCGCCTCGCCGAACGCCACCGCCTTGGCCGCTATCGCGTGCATGAGCGGACCGCCCTGGACGAACGGGAAGACCGCCCGGTCGACCCTGGACGCCAGCTCCTGCGTGCACATGATGCCGCCGCCCCTCGGGCCGCGGAGCGCCTTGTGCGTGGTGAAGGTCACCACGTCGGCGTACGGCACGGCGGACGGCAGGGCTCCTCCCGCCATCAGGCCGATGGTGTGCGCGACGTCCGCCAGCAGCCAGGCGCCCACCTCGTCGGCGATCCCCCTGAAGGCCGCGAAGTCGATCTCGCGTGGATACGCCGTGGCACCACAAATGATCATCTTGGGCTGGTGCCGCAGCGCCAGGCCCCTGACCTCGTCGTAGTCGATCAGCTCGGTGTCCCTGCGCACGCCGTACGCCACGACGTCGAACCACCGGCCTGAGAAGTTGACGCGGGAGCCGTGAGTGAGATGGCCGCCGTGCGGCAACGCCATGGCCAGCACGGTGTCACCCGGCTGGAGGAGGGCCGCGTACGCGGCGAGGTTGGCCGAGGCGCCCGAATGGGGTTGCACGTTGACGTGGTCGGCGCCGAAGAGCCGCTTGGCCCGGTCGATCGCGAGCTGCTCCGCCCGGTCGACCACCTCACAGCCCGCGTAGTAACGCCTGCCGGGATACCCCTCGGCGTATTTGTTGGTGAGCGTCGAACCGAGCGCGGCGAGCACGGCGGGCGAGGCGAGGTTCTCGCTCGCGATGAGCTGGATGCCGCCGCGGAGCCGGTCCAGCTCATCGAGGAGAACGCGCGCGACCTCAGGGTCCTGCCTCTGCAGGAGACCGAAATCAGGCCCGTAGTACGGCTCTGCGCCCATGGCTCACATCCCGGGGATGACGACTCACCCCCACTGTAAGCCCGCTCGGCCCTCTTTTCCCACGTCAGCCGCGCGTCGTCATGAGAATGCGTGCGGTGCTCCGGCGGCGACGGGGATCCACCTCGGCGTGTCGGCGGCCTGATCACTGATCGACGTGAGGATCGCCTGCCGGTAGAGACCGAGACGGGTGCGCCACGCCGTCATGTCCTCGACGTAGCGGCCCGAGACGGGTGCGTCCCAGACGTCCCTGCTCCTGGCGAGCTGGTAGGCCTTGTCCAGGGAGGCGGTCAGCGTGTCGAGCACGGGGAGCACCTGTCTCCACATCATGACCAGCCGCTGGTAGTCGGGATTGAACTCCCACGACATGGCGGTGTCCGGAGACGGCAGCCCGACGCCTCCCGAGACCGGCGGGGTCTCTCCCGGCTGCAGCGGCTGCGGTGCGGGTGGATCCACGAACATCACAGACTCCTCACGCTCACTGTCCGCCTCACTTTCCGCCGCCGAGTGGCGGAATCGACCGCAGCGGGTCACCGGGATCCACGTCGTCCGCCGGGCCGTCGGGCCTGATGTCCATGGGCGCCCAGGCGCCCTCGCCCCAGGTCTCTCCGTCGGGCACCTGCACGCCCGGCATGTCCAGTGGCTCGATCTCACTGACATTGTCGACGAGCGTCTTGAGCGCGTCCATGTCCAGCGGGCCCGCCTCGGCCGAGACGACGTCACTGCCGTCGTCCGCCCACCGCGCGACCGCCCCCTCGTCTCCCGTCCCCACGGTCTGCCCCGGGGCGTTCCCGGTCGCCGTTCCCGCGGCCTGCGTCCCGGCGTCGCCGGAGACGCCCGTTCCGATCGGCTGCGTCCCGGCGTCTCCGGAAGTGGTCGTGCCCACCGACTGCGTCCCGGCGTCCACAGAAAGAGCCGTCCCGATCGACTGCGCCGGGGCACCTCCCTGAGCCGTTCCGGCCGGTGGCGTGGCCGCCTTTCCGTCCGTGTCCGGCGGCTGGACCGTCTGACCGGGAGCCGGCTCGGCGGTGTCGAGGAGGGGGAAGTCAGGCTTCGCCGAGGACAGCGGTTCGTTCGGCTCGACCCAGCCGGGTTGGCCTGAGACGTCGGAGACGCCGTCGACCTCGGGCATCCCCAACGGCGGGATGTCCTCGATGTTCTTCAACAGCTCGCTGACCTGCTCCGCCGTGGGCGAGTCGAGCGGGATCTGCAGCACCTTCACCCCATCGATCTCCACGACCTTCGGTTGCGAGTCGCCGCTCTGGTCGATGTCGTCGGGATGGTCCTTCTGCGGGGTGTCCACGATGTCGGTGCCTGACGTGCCGCCCTCTTCCCTGGGGGAGCGCTCGTCACCCTTGGAACCGACGTCGCCCTTGCCGTCGGGGTCGTTCGCGGGGGCGTCGGGCGTGGTCTCCCCGGTGCGTGGCGACGTGTCGTTGATCTGGTCGACCTGTGTCCGCGAGTCGTCCGCCCTCGGCTCCTCCGGCACGGGATCGGGATTCGGCGTCTCCCTCGGCGCCGGATCGACAGGCTGCTCACCGCCCTGAGCACCCTCGCCCGGCCCCGGAACCGCCCCACCTTGAACGTTCTCACCCGGCCCCGGAATCTCACCGCCCTGAACGTTCTCACCCGGTCCTGGAGCCACCCCACCTTGGACGTTCTCACCCGGCCCCGGCCCCGCCCCGCCCTGAACGTTCTCACCCGGCCCCGGAACCGCCGGTTTCAAGTCCTCGACCCTCGGCGCCTGCGGCCGCGCATCGTCCGCCCTCGGCTCCTCCGGCACGGGATCGGGATTCGGCGTCTCCCTCGGCGCCGGGTCAACAGGCTGCTCACCATCCCGAGAACTCTCACCCGGCCCGGGAACCACCGAGTCCACATACTCGTCTCGCGGAGCCTGCGGCTGTGCGTCCTCCGCCTCGGGCCTCGGTTCCGGCACAGGGTCGGGATCCAGTGGTTCCGGCTTCACGACGTCCTTGGGCTCCTCCCCCTCGCGTGGGGAGATTTCGTCACCCTTGGAACCGGTCTCCGGCTTGGGATCACCGGCTTGGGGAGAGTCCTTGGAGCCCGTCTCCGGCTTGGCATCCTCAGCCCGCGGAGAATCCTTCGACCCCGTCTCCGGCTTGGCATCCTCAGCCCGCGGAGAATCCTTCGACCCCGTCTCCGGCTTGGCATCCTCAGCCCGCGGAGAATCCTTCGAACCGTCCCGGGGAGAGGTCTCGTCGCCCTTGGAATCGGTCTTGGACTTCGCGTCGTCGCCCTTGGGAGTGTCCGATGCGGGCTGATCCTTGGGATTGTCACGCGGAGCGGTGTCAGCCGACTGGTCACCGACACGGGGCCTGGCGTCGCCACCCGGGGAATCAGTCTCGGCCTTGCGAGAATCGGATCCCACGCCTCCGGCCCTCGGCTCCGCGGGAGGGGCCGTGCCCTCCTGCTTGACCTTCTTCTCCAGCAGCTCCACGCGGTTGGAGACGTCACGGATCATTTTTTCGCAGTCGTCGGCGATCTGGGCCGGACGGTGAGTGGACGGCGCGGGCAGGCCCGCCCCGCGCATCAGGTGGTTGACCCGCTCCTCATCGCTCCGCATCCGCACCGCGGCTTGTTGCACCTCGGACAGCAGGTCACGGACCAGCTTGGGGTCCATTCCTTCGAACTTGCCCATGGACGTCTCCCGGAGGGTGTCGGCCCACTTCACGGTACCGGGGAGAACGCCGCGCGTCACGGTGATAATCAGACGGCATGGATCACGGGCCCGAACGGCATTCGGTGACGTGGAGTCCTCCGGCCGATCACCCCGGGCGTACGCCACTGGGCGCGGCCCCTTCGTGACGTCAAGCCCGCCGCGACCTCGGTGACGCAAAAACGAGGAAACCGAAAGTGCCAAATATCATTAGTGCGGCATAAGGTAGCGCAGGTTGCATAGCAACTCTTGTTGGTATGTCTGACCCGATAGGGGCATCCCCCATGCACCGCGCTCTCCGCCTCCTGTTGATCACGGGAACCGCAGGAATCCTGATGGGCGCCTGCACCGCTGGAACGCTCTACGCCTTTCAGAGCAGCCTTGACTCTGAGATCGTTCGCATCCCCGACGCCCTCCCCACCCTTGAGTCCGAGCGGCCCCCGCCCGAAGTGGGGGTGGGTGAGAACTGGCTGCTCGTCGGAACCGACAGCCGGTCGGAGAAGGCGACCACCGGCAAGGACGCGACGACCCGGCTGTGGCGGCCCGGCGAGCAACGCACCGACACGATCATGCTGATCCATCTCTCCGAGAGCGGAAACCGCGCCTGCGTGATCTCGATCCCGCGAGACTCGTGGGTCTCCGTTCCCGGGAAGGGCAAGGCGAAAATCAACGCCGCCTTCTCCTGGGGTGGGCCCGCCCTGCTGATCAAAACCATCGAGAAGGTCACCGGAGTCCGGATCGATCACTACGCGGCGATCGACTTCCAAGGGTTCTCCTCGGCCACCGACTCGATCGGCGGGGTTGACGTCGAGATCGCACGGACCGTGCGAGACCCGTTCAACAACGTCACCTGGAAAGCCGGCCGCCAGCACCTGAACGGTGAGCAGGCCCTGCAGTTCGTCCGCCAGCGCGCCAACCTTCCCGGTGGGGACCTCGACCGGATCAAGCGTCAGCAGGCACTGCTGAACTCCATCGCCGACAAGGTGCTCAGCACCGAGACCCTCACCAATCCCCTGAAGCTCAACGATTTGCTGCGGTCCCTGACCAAGGCGATCAGTGTCGACTCGGGGGTCACCCCCGGCGTCCTCAGATCGCGGATGCTCAAACTGACCGGCCTCGACTCGCTCGACTACGTCACCATGCCGGTGAAGGGCACCGGCATGGAGGACTCACAGAGCGTCGTCTATCTGGATCTGCCACAGGTCCGAGCCCTCAGCGAGGCGATCCAGGACGACAGAGTCGACGACTACGTCAGGGAGAACGACAGCGGCAACGCCGTAGACGAGGTCCGCTGAGAGCCGGCCGGGATCACCGGGCTCCCCCGGCCCTCGCGACCACGTCCCCCGGGCTTCCGGGACAGCTGCGGGGCTGGGGACCGGTTCTCGGCACGCCGCCGGTCCCTTCGCGTCCGCTCCCCGGGAGAGGTCCGGGCGACCCGCTCACCGCCACAGCCCAGCCGTCCCAGTGTCCGCACGGTGCCGACGGCACCGGGGTGGAGCGGGCAACGCCCGGTCCCGACAGCAGGAAGCGGAACGCTCGGGTCTGTGGTTACCCGTCCGACTCGGAGCCGCCGTCAGTGGCGACATAGCCGATCACACCACGCAGCTTCTCCACCGATACGGCCCCGCGGCGCAGCAGCCGGGGCACCGCCGTGGTCAGGTCGAGGATCGTGGACGGGGTGTTGTCGTTGCACGGGCCGTCGTCGAGATAGACCGAGACCGAGTCGCCCAGCTGCTTCTCCGCGTCGGCGGCCGTGGTCGCGGCCGGGGCACCGGAGCGGTTGGCGCTGGAGACCGCCATCGGGCCGAGGTCCTTGAGCAGGTCGAGGGCGACGGCGTGCAACGGCATCCGGAGGGCGACGGTGCCCTTGCTGTCACCCAGGTCCCACGACAGCGACCTGTTCACGCGGCAGATCAGCGTGAGCGGACCGGGCCAGAAGGCGTCGACGAGATCCTGGCCGTACGGGCCGAGGTTCTCCACGAGGGCGTTGGCGGCCCGCACGGTCCCGACCAGCACGGGCACCGGCATGTCCCGGCCACGCCCTTTGGCCTCCAGCAACGAGGTGACCGCGGACGGGGTGAAGGCGTCCGTTCCGATGCCGTAGACGGTGTCGGTCGGGAGCACCACGAGCTCACCCCGCCGTATGGCCGACGCGGCGTCGGTCAGACCGGCGGCTCGCTGCTCGGGGTCCGTGCAGTCATAACTTCGGCTCACTTTGCCTCCTCGCCTAGCGGCTCGTCATCAGTGAGCCAAAGGCTGCTGTGTCTACTGGTTCACTCGCTACGCTCACTCGCATGCCTCCCCGCCCAGCGGCTCGTCATCAGTGAGCCAAAGGCTGCTGTGTCTACTGGTTCACTCGCTACGCTCACTCGCATGCCTCCCCGCCTAGCGGCTCGTCATCAATGAGCCAAAGGCTGCTATATCCACTGACATTCACGCCGTGCCATCCTATTCCTGGCCAAAACGGGCGGTGACGAAGCGGTCCCTGCGGGTGAGATCCTGGCGGCTGCGGACGTCGCGCCATCCGTTGTCCTCGGAGAAGATCAGGTAGACCGGGGTGCCCTGCTGGTCGGCGTGCTCCACAGCGACGAACCCACCGGGGCGGAGCAGCCGTCTGGCGGTCCGTTCGACCGCCCTGACCTCGTCGAGGCCGTCGCTGCCCGAGCCGTACAGCGCGCGGTGGGGGTCGTAGTCGCGGACCTCGGGATCGCGGGGAATCGCGCCCGGCGGGATGTAGGGCGGATTGGAGATCACCAGGTCCACCTGGCCGTTGAGTTCGGACAGGGCGTCGGCCAGATCCTCAGGGTGCAGGTGGACGCGGCCCTGGCCGTGCTCCAGGATGTTGCGTTTGGCCCAGCGGTAGGCGTCCGGATCGACCTCGACCGCGTGCACCGTGGCCAGGGCGACCTCCTGGGCGATCGACAGGGCGATGGCGCCCGAGCCGGTGCCGAGATCCACGACCACCGGCGAGGCGACGTCCATCTCCCGCAACCGCTCGATGGCCCAGCCCGCCACGACCTCGGTCTCCGGACGCGGCACGAACACCCCGGGCCCGACCTCCAGGGACAGGTAGCGGAAGTACGCCCGCCCGGTGATGTGCTGCAACGGCTCGCGGGACTCCCGCCGGGCGACGCCCTCCCAGAACAGCGCGTCAAAGTCCGAGTCCTTCACCACGTGCAGTTCGCTGCGCCGTACGCCGTGGACGCAGGCGGCGATCTCCTCGGCATCGGTGCGCGGCGACGGCACACCTGCCTCGGCGAGCCGGGCGGTGGCGAGGGCGATCTCGTCCAGCAGAAAGGTCATGGGCGCGTTCTATGAGTGGGCGGCGAGCTTCTCCGCCATCTCGGCGTCAAGCAGGGACTGGATGACGGCGGTGAGGTCACCGTCGAGCACCTGATCGAGGTTATAGGCCTTGAAGCCGACACGATGATCGGAGATGCGATTCTCGGGGAAGTTGTAGGTGCGGATGCGCTCGGAGCGGTCGACCGTCCGGATCTGAGACTTGCGCTCGGCCATCGCGGCGGCGTTGGCCTCTTCTTCGGCGATGGCCTGCAGGCGGGCCCGCAGGATGCGCATGGCCGACTCCTTGTTCTGGAGCTGGCTCTTCTCGTTCTGGCAGGAGGCGACCACGCCGGTCGGGATGTGCGTGATCCGCACGGCCGAGTCGGTGGTGTTGACGCTCTGGCCGCCGGGGCCGCTGGACCGGTAGACGTCGATGCGAAGGTCGTTCGGGTCGATCTGGACGTCGACGTCCTCCGCCTCCGGGTAGACCAGCACACCGGCCGCACTGGTGTGGATGCGGCCCTGCGACTCGGTGACCGGCACTCGCTGGACGCGGTGCACACCGCCCTCGAACTTCAGCCTCGACCAGACGCCTTCGTCGCCCCTGGCCTTCAGGGCGACCGTGACGTCCTTGTAGCCGCCGAGGTCGGAATGGGTCGCGTCGATGAGCTCGGTCTTCCAGCCGACGCGCTCGGCGTACCGCAGGTACATCCTCAGGAGGTCGCCGGCGAACAGCGCCGACTCCTCGCCGCCCTCACCCGCCTTGATCTCCATGATGATGTCCTTGTCATCATTGGGATCACGCGGGACCAGCAGGTGCCTGAGCTTCTCTTCCAGCTCGGGGATCCGGGCCTCGAGCTCCTTGGCCTCGTCGGCGAAGGCCTGGTCCTCCGACGCCAGTTCCCTGGCCGTTCCGAGGTCGTCCCGCGTTCCCTCGAGCTCCCGATAGGTGGTGATGATCGGGGTCAGCTCGGCGTACCGCCTGCCGAAGGTGCGAGCCTGTGCCTGGTTGGCGTGCACGGTGGGATCGGCGAGCTTGAGTTCCAGCTCGGCGTACTCACTGAGTAGCTCGTCGAGGTTCACCGTGCGTCCTTCCTTGAAAGCGCTGAAGCCTGCCTAATCACCACGAACGCCGACCCGGGCGCACCCCCTGGAAATGAAAGGGGGTGGTTCCGAGCCGGCGTCGAGATGAGGCTACTGACCCGTCGTGGGCTTCTTGCCGAAGCGCTTCTCGAAGCGGGCCACCCGGCCGCCGGTGTCGAGGATCTTCTGCTTGCCCGTGTAGAACGGGTGGCAGGCCGAGCACACGTCGGCGTGGATCACGCCGCTCTTGGCGGTGCTACGGGTGGTGAAGGTGTTACCACAGGTACAGGTCACCGAGGTGGTGGTGTACTCCGGGTGAATGTCGGGCTTCATGTCTTAGATCCTCTCCAAAGCGCGGTCGCCGGGTCGCCACTGTCTCTCGCCTGTAAGGCTTGCGCGCTGAGCACACCAGGGTGCGCGCGGGCGGGAACCGGAACCGCTGCGGTTCGGCTACCAGTGTGCCAGATCCTCCAACCATCCCAGGCCACAAGACATTCCCCGGCGGGGGCGGCCGTGTCCGCGGGCGGGTCACAGGGGCGGTCTCGGGCCCCGATTCGCGAACCTCGTCTTTACCTGTTCTTCATCTTCCCTACCTGCCCAGGTAGGCGAGCACGGCCAGGACCCGGCGGTGGTCGTCGGAGGCGGGCTCAAGACCGAGCTTGGTGAAGATGCTGGAAATGTGCTTCTCCACCGCGCCCTCGGTGACGAGCATGCGCCCGGCGACGGCCGTGTTCGAGCGGCCCTCGGCCATCAGGGCCAGGACCTCTCCCTCCCTGGCGGTCAGGGATTCCAGCGGATCCCCCTTGCGCTGGCGGCTCAGCAGCTGCCCGATCACCTCGGGGTCGATGACCGTCCCTCCGTCCGCCACCCGGCGTACCGCGTCGAGGAATTCGGCCACGTCGGCTATCCGCTCCTTGAGCAGGTAGCCGACCGCCGCGGCGCCGCCGCCGATCAACTCGGTGGCGTACTGCTCCTCCACATACTGCGACAGCACCAGGATCGGCAGTCCCGGCCGCCGCGACCTGGCCTCCAGGGCCGCGCGCAGCCCCTCGTCGGTATGGGTCGGCGGCATCCGCACATCCACGATCGCCAGGTCCGGATCATGCTGGGCCACCACGGCCACCAGCCCCGGGCCGTCCCCCGCCACCCCGACGGTCTCGATCCCGCCGTCGGCCAGCAGCCTGGCCAGTCCCTCGCGCAACAGCACCGAGTCTTCGGCGATCACCACCCGCATACGCTCGTCCCTCACCACTCGCAGGGCAGTTCTGCGCGGATCATCGTGGGCCCCCCGAGCGGGCTGTCCACGCTCAGGGTGCCGTCGATGGTCGCCGCCCGGTCCGCCAGCCCCGCGAGGCCGCCCCCGGGGCGCGGCACCGCGGCGCCGACCCCGTTGTCGTACACCTCGACGACCACCAGCTGACCCTGACGGCTGACCCGGATGAACGCCTCAGTGGCCTCGGAGTGCTTGGCCAGGTTGGTCAGGCACTCGGCCACGATGAAGTACGCGATGCTCTCCACCGCCGCCGGCGGGCGGTGGGACACCTCCACCGAAAGATCCACCCGTACGGGCGCGCGGGCCGCGAGCGAGGAGAGCGCGGCTCTCAGCCCCCTGTCGGTGAGGATCGCCGGGTGGATCCCTCTCGCGAGATCACGCAGCTCGGCGATGGCGGCCTTGGTGCCGGTGTGCGCCTGGGCCAGGAGCTCCCTGGCCCCCTCGGGGTCGGAGTCCATCTTGGCCTGGGCCCGCCCCAGATCCATGGCCACGGACAGCAGCCGCTGTTGAGCGCCGTCGTGCAGGTCACGCTCGATTCTGCGCCGCTCGGCCTCGGCCGCGTCGACCCCGCGGGCCCTGCTGGCCCGCAGGTACGCCGCACGGGCGACCAGCCGGTTCTTCTCCCCCGTCCCCAGCAACGCGATGCCGAACAGCGCGTGCAGCCAGGCCATCCCCCGGGTCGCGTAGAGCGCGGCGAGGAAGAAGCCTGTCCCGACGGACATGCACAGCAGCGCCTCGGGCACCGTGTCGATCAGCAACTCGCCGCCGGGCGTCATCGGCTCACCGACGAGCAGCAGGGGCAGCGGCGCGACGGTCAGGCCGAGCGCGAAGCACCACAGGACCACCGAGACGACGAACTCCCCGATCCCGATCGGCAGCAGCAGCAGGAGGTAGAGAAGATCCTTCCAGGTCGCGGGGTCGACGAACATGTCCTTCCACCGCAGGAACAGGTTGTCGCCCTCGGAGGGCCGGTAGGGGGCGGGGATGTCCACGCCGAAGCCCAGCCGGA
It includes:
- a CDS encoding glycosyltransferase family 4 protein, with the protein product MREYLLMALVAAAMTYLLVPLVRVFAIRIGAMPEVRDRDVHTTPTPRLGGLAMYGGLVAGLLVASELPYAGGKLAEGKTVIALILAGGLITLTGFLDDWWGMDALIKFAGQIGAAGVLVAFDVSLPWLPLPTSLGGQTSLDSTLRPVITILIVIIMINAVNFVDGLDGLAAGIVGIAAMATWTYSIALSKDYGDSSINVTAVIASVLIGMCLGFLPHNFHPAKIFMGDTGAMLIGLVLASTMITVTPLDSSNINRFPVVLPLIVPVAILVLPLLDLIMAVVRRTSNGLSPFAPDRGHLHHRLLDVGHSHRRSVLIMYTWTFLFAFTVVGLSIEGVPLVLFPLTVLLAVGVLVVMSLPRWRARREAGGGGGHGAHSAGRRSRPDTVPVQSPPPSPEGPGPRSAADNDTAMLTALPDMTLVAPRSSFSNPETRL
- a CDS encoding AtpZ/AtpI family protein, coding for MSEKKIRPEDDGRDFASAAWSIPSYLLSGMILYGGAGWLLSKWTGVVAFTPIGLILGVALAVYLVYRKYGR
- a CDS encoding L-threonylcarbamoyladenylate synthase codes for the protein MSRSYDCTDPEQRAAGLTDAASAIRRGELVVLPTDTVYGIGTDAFTPSAVTSLLEAKGRGRDMPVPVLVGTVRAANALVENLGPYGQDLVDAFWPGPLTLICRVNRSLSWDLGDSKGTVALRMPLHAVALDLLKDLGPMAVSSANRSGAPAATTAADAEKQLGDSVSVYLDDGPCNDNTPSTILDLTTAVPRLLRRGAVSVEKLRGVIGYVATDGGSESDG
- the glyA gene encoding serine hydroxymethyltransferase, which translates into the protein MGAEPYYGPDFGLLQRQDPEVARVLLDELDRLRGGIQLIASENLASPAVLAALGSTLTNKYAEGYPGRRYYAGCEVVDRAEQLAIDRAKRLFGADHVNVQPHSGASANLAAYAALLQPGDTVLAMALPHGGHLTHGSRVNFSGRWFDVVAYGVRRDTELIDYDEVRGLALRHQPKMIICGATAYPREIDFAAFRGIADEVGAWLLADVAHTIGLMAGGALPSAVPYADVVTFTTHKALRGPRGGGIMCTQELASRVDRAVFPFVQGGPLMHAIAAKAVAFGEALQPEFAQYARRVVDNARVLADALAAEGMRPVSGGTDSHLALIDLRDAGVTGAVAEQRCHDAGIILNRNAIPYDPEPPTVTSGIRVGTPSVTTQGMGPEEMKEVASMVAQVIRSPDAAGETRRRVMELTRACPAYPREL
- the atpB gene encoding F0F1 ATP synthase subunit A — translated: MSTLTLLAPGDEFTPPGLELFDSPPIISGVDWFTKPVLLAILSTLIVVAFCWSAFANPKLVPRGVQNIGEMGYTFVRDQVARPFLGKDADRWMGLLLSIFFLVWIWNVMGVVPVLQFPVASHIAFPIVLAVSIYVLKVYLGVKHQGPVGYFKNMMFPPGLPKPIYALLAPIEFLSNMIIAPFTHAVRLFANMFAGHLILAFFSTVGFWFLFEKLTPLGAPLGVVGVIMTVAMTGFEMFIQFLQAFLFAMLAAMYIGNSLHADH
- the prmC gene encoding peptide chain release factor N(5)-glutamine methyltransferase, with the translated sequence MTFLLDEIALATARLAEAGVPSPRTDAEEIAACVHGVRRSELHVVKDSDFDALFWEGVARRESREPLQHITGRAYFRYLSLEVGPGVFVPRPETEVVAGWAIERLREMDVASPVVVDLGTGSGAIALSIAQEVALATVHAVEVDPDAYRWAKRNILEHGQGRVHLHPEDLADALSELNGQVDLVISNPPYIPPGAIPRDPEVRDYDPHRALYGSGSDGLDEVRAVERTARRLLRPGGFVAVEHADQQGTPVYLIFSEDNGWRDVRSRQDLTRRDRFVTARFGQE
- a CDS encoding LCP family protein → MSDPIGASPMHRALRLLLITGTAGILMGACTAGTLYAFQSSLDSEIVRIPDALPTLESERPPPEVGVGENWLLVGTDSRSEKATTGKDATTRLWRPGEQRTDTIMLIHLSESGNRACVISIPRDSWVSVPGKGKAKINAAFSWGGPALLIKTIEKVTGVRIDHYAAIDFQGFSSATDSIGGVDVEIARTVRDPFNNVTWKAGRQHLNGEQALQFVRQRANLPGGDLDRIKRQQALLNSIADKVLSTETLTNPLKLNDLLRSLTKAISVDSGVTPGVLRSRMLKLTGLDSLDYVTMPVKGTGMEDSQSVVYLDLPQVRALSEAIQDDRVDDYVRENDSGNAVDEVR